A window from Piliocolobus tephrosceles isolate RC106 chromosome 11, ASM277652v3, whole genome shotgun sequence encodes these proteins:
- the CHRNA1 gene encoding acetylcholine receptor subunit alpha isoform X1 has translation MEPWPLLLLFSLCSAGLVLGSEHETRLVAKLFKDYSSVVRPVEDHHQVVEVTVGLQLIQLINVDEVNQIVTTNVRLKQQWVDYNLKWNPDDYGGVKKIHIPSEKIWRPDLVLYNNADGDFAIVKFTKVLLDHTGHITWTPPAIFKSYCEIIVTHFPFDEQNCSMKLGTWTYDGSVVAINPESDQPDLSNFMESGEWVIKESRGWKHWVFYSCCPNTPYLDITYHFVMQRLPLYFIVNVIIPCLLFSFLTGLVFYLPTDSGEKMTLSISVLLSLTVFLLVIVELIPSTSSAVPLIGKYMLFTMVFVIASIIITVIVINTHHRSPSTHVMPDWVRKVFIDTIPNIMFFSTMKRPSREKQDKKIFTEDIDISDISGKPGPPPMGFHSPLIKHPEVKSAIEGIKYIAETMKSDQESNNAAEEWKYVAMVMDHILLGVFMLVCIIGTLAVFAGRLIELNQQG, from the exons ATGGAGCCCTGGCCTCTCCTCCTGCTCTTTAGCCTTTGCTCAG CTGGCCTCGTCCTGGGCTCCGAACATGAGACCCGTTTGGTGGCAAAGCTGTTTAAAGACTACAGCAGCGTGGTGCGGCCAGTGGAAGACCACCACCAGGTCGTGGAGGTCACCGTGGGCCTGCAGCTGATACAGCTCATCAATGTG gatgaAGTAAATCAGATCGTGACAACCAATGTGCGTCTGAAACAG CAATGGGTGGATTACAACCTAAAATGGAATCCAGATGACTATGGCGGtgtgaaaaaaattcacattccTTCAGAAAAGATCTGGCGCCCAGACCTGGTTCTCTATAACAA TGCAGATGGTGACTTTGCTATTGTCAAGTTCACCAAAGTGCTCCTGGACCACACTGGCCACATCACATGGACACCTCCAGCCATCTTTAAAAGCTACTGTGAGATCATCGTCACCCACTTTCCCTTTGATGAACAGAACTGCAGCATGAAGCTGGGTACCTGGACCTATGACGGCTCTGTCGTGGCCATCAACCCG gaaagcGACCAGCCAGACCTGAGCAACTTCATGGAGAGCGGAGAGTGGGTGATCAAGGAGTCCCGAGGCTGGAAGCACTGGGTGTTCTACTCCTGCTGCCCCAACACCCCCTACCTGGACATCACCTACCACTTCGTCATGCAGCGCCTGCCCCTCTACTTCATTGTCAATGTCATCATCCCCTGCCTGCTCTTCTCCTTCTTAACTGGCCTGGTATTCTACCTGCCCACAGACTCAG GGGAGAAGATGACTCTGAGCATCTCTGTCTTACTGTCTTTGACTGTGTTCCTTCTGGTCATCGTGGAGCTGATCCCCTCCACGTCCAGTGCTGTACCCTTGATTGGAAAATACATGCTGTTCACCATGGTGTTCGTCATTGCctccatcatcatcactgtcatcgtCATCAACACACACCACCGCTCACCCAGCACCCATGTCATGCCCGACTGGGTGCGGAAG GTTTTTATCGACACTATCCCAAATATCATGTTTTTCTCCACAATGAAAAGACCGTCTAgagaaaagcaagacaaaaagaTTTTTACAGAAGACATTGATATCTCCGACATTTCTGGAAAGCCAGGGCCTCCACCCATGGGCTTCCACTCTCCCCTGATCAAACACCCCGAGGTGAAAAGTGCCATCGAGGGCATCAAGTACATCGCAGAGACCATGAAGTCAGACCAGGAGTCTAACAAT GCGGCGGAGGAGTGGAAGTACGTTGCAATGGTGATGGACCACATTCTCCTCGGAGTCTTCATGCTCGTCTGCATCATTGGAACTCTAGCTGTGTTTGCAGGTCGACTCATTGAATTAAATCAGCAAGGATGA
- the CHRNA1 gene encoding acetylcholine receptor subunit alpha isoform X2 has product MEPWPLLLLFSLCSAGLVLGSEHETRLVAKLFKDYSSVVRPVEDHHQVVEVTVGLQLIQLINVDEVNQIVTTNVRLKQQWVDYNLKWNPDDYGGVKKIHIPSEKIWRPDLVLYNNADGDFAIVKFTKVLLDHTGHITWTPPAIFKSYCEIIVTHFPFDEQNCSMKLGTWTYDGSVVAINPESDQPDLSNFMESGEWVIKESRGWKHWVFYSCCPNTPYLDITYHFVMQRLPLYFIVNVIIPCLLFSFLTGLVFYLPTDSGEKMTLSISVLLSLTVFLLVIVELIPSTSSAVPLIGKYMLFTMVFVIASIIITVIVINTHHRSPSTHVMPDWVRKAAEEWKYVAMVMDHILLGVFMLVCIIGTLAVFAGRLIELNQQG; this is encoded by the exons ATGGAGCCCTGGCCTCTCCTCCTGCTCTTTAGCCTTTGCTCAG CTGGCCTCGTCCTGGGCTCCGAACATGAGACCCGTTTGGTGGCAAAGCTGTTTAAAGACTACAGCAGCGTGGTGCGGCCAGTGGAAGACCACCACCAGGTCGTGGAGGTCACCGTGGGCCTGCAGCTGATACAGCTCATCAATGTG gatgaAGTAAATCAGATCGTGACAACCAATGTGCGTCTGAAACAG CAATGGGTGGATTACAACCTAAAATGGAATCCAGATGACTATGGCGGtgtgaaaaaaattcacattccTTCAGAAAAGATCTGGCGCCCAGACCTGGTTCTCTATAACAA TGCAGATGGTGACTTTGCTATTGTCAAGTTCACCAAAGTGCTCCTGGACCACACTGGCCACATCACATGGACACCTCCAGCCATCTTTAAAAGCTACTGTGAGATCATCGTCACCCACTTTCCCTTTGATGAACAGAACTGCAGCATGAAGCTGGGTACCTGGACCTATGACGGCTCTGTCGTGGCCATCAACCCG gaaagcGACCAGCCAGACCTGAGCAACTTCATGGAGAGCGGAGAGTGGGTGATCAAGGAGTCCCGAGGCTGGAAGCACTGGGTGTTCTACTCCTGCTGCCCCAACACCCCCTACCTGGACATCACCTACCACTTCGTCATGCAGCGCCTGCCCCTCTACTTCATTGTCAATGTCATCATCCCCTGCCTGCTCTTCTCCTTCTTAACTGGCCTGGTATTCTACCTGCCCACAGACTCAG GGGAGAAGATGACTCTGAGCATCTCTGTCTTACTGTCTTTGACTGTGTTCCTTCTGGTCATCGTGGAGCTGATCCCCTCCACGTCCAGTGCTGTACCCTTGATTGGAAAATACATGCTGTTCACCATGGTGTTCGTCATTGCctccatcatcatcactgtcatcgtCATCAACACACACCACCGCTCACCCAGCACCCATGTCATGCCCGACTGGGTGCGGAAG GCGGCGGAGGAGTGGAAGTACGTTGCAATGGTGATGGACCACATTCTCCTCGGAGTCTTCATGCTCGTCTGCATCATTGGAACTCTAGCTGTGTTTGCAGGTCGACTCATTGAATTAAATCAGCAAGGATGA
- the CHRNA1 gene encoding acetylcholine receptor subunit alpha isoform X3 yields MEPWPLLLLFSLCSAGLVLGSEHETRLVAKLFKDYSSVVRPVEDHHQVVEVTVGLQLIQLINVDEVNQIVTTNVRLKQNCSMKLGTWTYDGSVVAINPESDQPDLSNFMESGEWVIKESRGWKHWVFYSCCPNTPYLDITYHFVMQRLPLYFIVNVIIPCLLFSFLTGLVFYLPTDSGEKMTLSISVLLSLTVFLLVIVELIPSTSSAVPLIGKYMLFTMVFVIASIIITVIVINTHHRSPSTHVMPDWVRKVFIDTIPNIMFFSTMKRPSREKQDKKIFTEDIDISDISGKPGPPPMGFHSPLIKHPEVKSAIEGIKYIAETMKSDQESNNAAEEWKYVAMVMDHILLGVFMLVCIIGTLAVFAGRLIELNQQG; encoded by the exons ATGGAGCCCTGGCCTCTCCTCCTGCTCTTTAGCCTTTGCTCAG CTGGCCTCGTCCTGGGCTCCGAACATGAGACCCGTTTGGTGGCAAAGCTGTTTAAAGACTACAGCAGCGTGGTGCGGCCAGTGGAAGACCACCACCAGGTCGTGGAGGTCACCGTGGGCCTGCAGCTGATACAGCTCATCAATGTG gatgaAGTAAATCAGATCGTGACAACCAATGTGCGTCTGAAACAG AACTGCAGCATGAAGCTGGGTACCTGGACCTATGACGGCTCTGTCGTGGCCATCAACCCG gaaagcGACCAGCCAGACCTGAGCAACTTCATGGAGAGCGGAGAGTGGGTGATCAAGGAGTCCCGAGGCTGGAAGCACTGGGTGTTCTACTCCTGCTGCCCCAACACCCCCTACCTGGACATCACCTACCACTTCGTCATGCAGCGCCTGCCCCTCTACTTCATTGTCAATGTCATCATCCCCTGCCTGCTCTTCTCCTTCTTAACTGGCCTGGTATTCTACCTGCCCACAGACTCAG GGGAGAAGATGACTCTGAGCATCTCTGTCTTACTGTCTTTGACTGTGTTCCTTCTGGTCATCGTGGAGCTGATCCCCTCCACGTCCAGTGCTGTACCCTTGATTGGAAAATACATGCTGTTCACCATGGTGTTCGTCATTGCctccatcatcatcactgtcatcgtCATCAACACACACCACCGCTCACCCAGCACCCATGTCATGCCCGACTGGGTGCGGAAG GTTTTTATCGACACTATCCCAAATATCATGTTTTTCTCCACAATGAAAAGACCGTCTAgagaaaagcaagacaaaaagaTTTTTACAGAAGACATTGATATCTCCGACATTTCTGGAAAGCCAGGGCCTCCACCCATGGGCTTCCACTCTCCCCTGATCAAACACCCCGAGGTGAAAAGTGCCATCGAGGGCATCAAGTACATCGCAGAGACCATGAAGTCAGACCAGGAGTCTAACAAT GCGGCGGAGGAGTGGAAGTACGTTGCAATGGTGATGGACCACATTCTCCTCGGAGTCTTCATGCTCGTCTGCATCATTGGAACTCTAGCTGTGTTTGCAGGTCGACTCATTGAATTAAATCAGCAAGGATGA